A single window of Neurospora crassa OR74A linkage group VII, whole genome shotgun sequence DNA harbors:
- a CDS encoding pantothenate transporter liz1 codes for MVANTYPPGGMDTGGLDVESKASAYHSEKAPSAASSSSSPNPAVIASGTSGADFNLSPAEEKRIKRHIDRRLVMTIGAMYCVSLMDRTNLGAANIAGMGKELKLIDNRYSIVSLVFFVTYVLFQPPSTVICRKIGPRIHMSALTLLWGSVMIGMGFVQSWEQLAALRVVLGVLEAGFFPSCVYLLSTWYTRYEVGKRNSVFYLTGCVASAFAGILAYGLMQMGGLANLTGWRWIFIIEGVLTCLLGIAGYWLLVDFPDSPRKTWSFLSARDREWVCARVQADRGDVVPQKFVISKYLSSGRDWKVWAYAMIFFNTTTISYALSFFLPMILNTGMGFNIAQSQCLVAPPYAFAGFVMFAGAYVGDRFRIRGPIVAFNALLAVIGVPIMGFAASAKVRYFGVFLVTAGANSNVPAAMSYQANNIRGQWKRAFCSATFVSFGGIGGIAGSLVFREQDKLTGYKPGLYACIATSLLTLVLVACLTVSFWRENRKAERGEKELEAEDDDAQPGFRYTY; via the exons ATGGTCGCCAACACGTATCCGCCAGGTGGTATGGACACCGGGGGTCTGGACGTCGAATCCAAAGCCTCAGCCTACCACTCCGAAAAGGCCCCCTCAGCcgcgtcctcctcctcctcccccaaccCGGCCGTCATCGCCAGCGGCACCAGCGGTGCGGACTTTAACCTGTCACCTGCCGAGGAGAAGCGCATCAAGCGACACATTGACCGGCGGCTAGTCATGACCATTGGCGCCATGTACTGCGTGTCGCTGATGGACCGCACCAACCTGGGCGCGGCCAACATTGCCGGCATGGGCAAGGAGCTGAAGCTGATTGATAATCGGTACTCGATCGTGTCGCTGGTGTTCTTTGTGACGTATGTCCTGTTTCAGCCGCCGAGTACGGTGATCTGCCGCAAGATTGGGCCGAGGATTCACATGAGTGCGTTGACGCTTTTGTGGGGGAGCGTCATGATTGGAATGGGGTTTGTCCAGAGTTGGGAGCAGTTGGCGGCTTTGAGGGTGGTGTTGGGTGTTTTGGAGGCTG gtttcttcccctcctgCGTCTACCTCCTTTCCACCTGGTACACACGCTACGAAGTCGGCAAGCGCAACTCGGTCTTCTACCTAACCGGCTGCGTCGCGTCCGCCTTCGCCGGCATTCTCGCCTATGGCCTGATGCAGATGGGCGGCCTCGCCAACCTCACCGGCTGGCGCTGGATCTTCATTATTGAGGGCGTGCTGACCTGTCTGCTGGGAATAGCCGGCTACTGGCTCCTAGTCGACTTCCCCGACTCCCCTCGCAAGACCTGGTCCTTCCTCTCGGCTCGGGACCGCGAGTGGGTGTGCGCGCGCGTGCAGGCCGACCGCGGCGACGTTGTGCCCCAAAAGTTCGTCATCAGCAAGTACCTGTCGTCCGGCCGGGACTGGAAGGTGTGGGCGTACGCCATGATTttcttcaacaccaccaccatcagctacgccctctccttcttcctgccCATGATCCTCAACACGGGCATGGGCTTCAACATTGCGCAGTCGCAGTGCTTGGTCGCGCCTCCATATGCTTTCGCTGGCTTCGTCATGTTTGCTGGCGCCTATGTCGGCGATCGCTTCCGCATCCGCGGCCCCATTGTGGCGTTCAACGCGCTGCTCGCCGTCATCGGCGTCCCCATCATGGGCTTCGCTGCTAGTGCCAAGGTCCGCTACTTCGGTGTGTTCCTGGTCACTGCCGGTGCCAACTCGAACGTGCCGGCGGCGATGAGCTACCAGGCCAACAACATCCGCGGACAGTGGAAGAGGGCGTTCTGCAGCGCTACGTTTGTGTCGTTTGGTGGCATCGGCGGTATCGCTGGTAGTTTGGTCTTTAGAGAGCAGGATAAGCTCACGGGCTACAAGCCGGGTCTGTATGCGTGCATTGCGACCAGTCTGTTGACTCTGGTGCTTGTCGCGTGCTTGACTGTCTCTTTCTGGAGGGAGAATAGGAAGGCGGAGAGGGGTGAGAAGGAATTGGAGGCTGAGGAT GACGATGCCCAGCCTGGATTCCGCTACACCTATTAA
- a CDS encoding GRC3 — MSAFAARQKLLAAAASAAATTPNMDDNDNDGDIIDRNTSAKSFFTRDNFRKALQAQKQEPSHHVDDTPAARPRKRKQGPKDQVPAEGRDEGRQLKSQFPNLSEPMPTGRRRIIYYSSQRLSQTNIQPKANGRMLLKLLDGERLVILGSYGIKVREGELTVAGAFLSKSDLVHWVHAPQCHALPVIRITNDATIELHPHPGAQSLRQLASLNPAFGKLWNESDDVAPGQAKKVFPTFQIIFTSDDAPKRGGIQELVSPAEWNKQLADVLDSKRKATPVVFLTGPKSSGKSTFGRLMANRLITGSGLSRQPWAPVVVLDLDPGQPEFGPPSVISLNKLSSPNLSPPFCHPALDPRTAQLRAHTVASVTPSLDPDHFVACALDLFHTCKTNPSLNKLPLIINTPGWIQGTGLDILSELIRQTVPTEVIYMSQDGPEETVDGLKAACQEKKIPFVALPSQQPQGQPSSSVDATTPATSGGGGSSRTALHLRTMQTMSYFHLLFSSLTVPVPHSQSQNQSQPHPGPTWSATPLTHLPPWRVRYRGPRPGFLGILCYDHQPAPDLLAEAINGMILALVKIEDRAGAFRDFPDLLVVSSPQKQQQQHQQSIQQFKKQSSSQKQQQPELLICKTPRESLPHLPNPQGKTLSPAHSRVLGLVLVRGIDVRRGELHLLTPLPVEMLAGNEQNLVLVAGRFDTPSWAYAEDLHRRQWEKNNAAAARNKQQGLVLGGSAKMEIDDDDDDGTGDGDQSDETESVGADEVEERPERERVQALHGGTSEAQPWVEMLHGSQGRAAGSKVWRVRRDLGRR, encoded by the coding sequence aaatgAGTGCATTTGCTGCTCGGCAAAAGCTGTTAGCTGCCGCTGCCAGTGCTGCCGCCACCACTCCCAATatggacgacaacgacaacgacggagATATCATTGACCGCAACACATCCGCCAAGTCCTTCTTCACGAGGGACAATTTCAGAAAGGCACTACAGGCTCAGAAACAGGAGCCTTCCCATCACGTGGACGACACACCAGCAGCGCGCCCCAGGAAGCGAAAGCAGGGCCCCAAGGACCAAGTACCAGCCGAAGGAAGAGATGAAGGCCGTCAGCTGAAATCCCAATTCCCAAATCTCTCAGAACCAATGCCAACAGGTCGGAGGAGGATCATCTACTATTCATCTCAAAGGTTGAGTCAGACCAACATCCAACCAAAGGCCAATGGCCGTATGCTCCTCAAGCTCCTCGATGGAGAACGTTTGGTCATTCTTGGGAGCTATGGTATCAAGGTTCGCGAAGGCGAGCTTACCGTTGCTGGAGCCTTCTTGTCAAAATCGGACCTCGTCCACTGGGTTCATGCTCCCCAATGCCATGCTCTTCCCGTCATCCGCATCACGAACGATGCCACAATCGAGTTGCATCCACACCCAGGAGCTCAGAGCTTGCGACAGCTCGCTAGCCTGAACCCGGCATTTGGGAAGCTATGGAATGAGTCGGATGATGTTGCGCCGGGTCAGGCCAAAAAAGTTTTTCCTACCTTCCAGATCATATTTACCTCGGATGATGCCCCTAAGAGAGGCGGCATTCAGGAATTGGTCTCCCCTGCTGAATGGAACAAGCAACTAGCGGATGTCCTAGACTCTAAGAGAAAGGCTACGCCTGTTGTCTTCCTAACCGGCCCCAAGTCATCCGGCAAGTCCACCTTCGGGCGGCTAATGGCCAACCGTCTGATAACTGGCTCTGGACTCTCACGACAGCCCTGGGCTCCCGTAGTCGTCCTCGATCTCGACCCAGGTCAGCCCGAATTCGGACCTCCCTCCGTCATATCCCTCAACAAGCTATCAAGTCCAAacctctctcctccctttTGCCATCCCGCTTTGGACCCAAGAACGGCTCAACTACGCGCCCACACCGTTGCCTCCGTCACGCCCAGCCTGGACCCAGACCACTTTGTTGCCTGCGCCCTCGATCTCTTCCACACTTGCAAGACCAACCCCTCACTGAACAAACTCccactcatcatcaacaccccGGGCTGGATCCAAGGAACCGGGCTCGACATCCTATCTGAGCTAATCCGCCAGACAGTCCCGACAGAAGTGATCTACATGTCCCAAGACGGACCTGAGGAGACCGTTGACGGTCTCAAAGCCGCCTGTCAGGAAAAGAAAATCCCCTTCGTTGCTCTCCCCAGTCAACAGCCCCAAGGTCAGCCATCCTCGTCAGTCGATGCCACGACCCCAGCAACCtcggggggaggaggaagctcAAGAACAGCCCTCCATCTCCGTACAATGCAAACAATGTCCTACTTTCACctgctcttctcctccctcacTGTTCCTGTCCCCCACAGCCAAAGCCAAAACCAAAGCCAACCCCATCCCGGCCCAACCTGGTCCGCCACACCTCTCACCCACCTTCCTCCCTGGCGTGTTCGCTATCGCGGCCCTCGCCCCGGTTTCCTGGGAATCCTCTGCTACGACCACCAGCCCGCGCCGGACTTGTTGGCCGAAGCCATCAACGGGATGATACTTGCCTTGGTGAAAATTGAAGACCGCGCTGGTGCTTTTAGGGACTTTCCCGACCTTCTCGTCGTGTCTTCCCcacagaagcagcagcagcagcaccaacagTCTATACAGCAATTCAAGAAGCAGTCCTCGTcccaaaaacaacaacaaccagagTTATTGATCTGCAAGACCCCCCGCGAATCCCTCCCGCACCTCCCCAACCCACAAGGCAAAACGCTTTCCCCCGCACATTCGCGCGTGCTGGGGTTGGTGCTGGTAAGAGGAATTGATGTCAGAAGGGGGGAGTTGCACCTTTTGACGCCTTTGCCTGTGGAGATGCTAGCAGGAAATGAGCAGAATCTGGTGTTGGTGGCGGGCAGGTTCGATACCCCCTCTTGGGCGTATGCGGAGGATTTGCACAGGAGGCAGTGGGAGAAGAATAATGCCGCTGCTGCTAGAAACAAACAGCAGGGTTTGGTGCTTGGTGGTAGTGCGAAGATGgagattgatgatgatgatgacgatggtaCTGGGGATGGGGACCAGAGTGACGAGACGGAATCGGTTGGAGCggatgaggttgaggagaGGCCGGAGCGGGAAAGGGTTCAGGCGTTGCATGGTGGGACGTCGGAGGCGCAGCCGTGGGTGGAGATGTTGCATGGGAGTCAGGGACGGGCGGCGGGGAGTAAGGTGTGGAGGGTTAGGAGGGATTTGGGAAGACGGTAG